In the Pirellulales bacterium genome, one interval contains:
- a CDS encoding ATP-grasp domain-containing protein, with amino-acid sequence MRIFLFEFTTGGGLFNSSPPPTFDPIPGDHAHASVVMPKAQANQGTAELHPRAEHAHAIGQHTQGSLTQTSLMSLTSEGAAMVTALATDFAALANTQAILLSDQRYPRPPLPNVQVRQVTNANDYRVAFEQESAQADWTIVIAPECDGILLDRCQRVVKCGGRLLGSSPEIIGLAGDKHATAEHLRNSGIPAPQGSVLSDQWEIPAGLRLPLVLKPCDGAGSLGLRRLDASFATDQVPSDFLRGQSPWRVEEFCPGLPISVALLCGPAGCVPLAPCKQLLSDDGRFNYLGGRLPLAPTLAERATRLALRAVNTLNKPLGYLGVDLVLGNEPDGRGDTVIEINPRLTTSYIGLRVATHDNLAGALLAVAAGEAAALSFSDDPIEFTSDGNVKV; translated from the coding sequence ATGCGCATCTTCCTATTTGAATTCACCACCGGTGGCGGATTGTTTAACAGTTCGCCACCACCCACGTTCGATCCAATCCCGGGGGACCATGCCCATGCAAGCGTGGTCATGCCGAAAGCACAAGCTAATCAGGGCACCGCGGAGTTGCATCCTCGCGCCGAACATGCACATGCCATCGGGCAGCACACACAGGGCTCACTCACTCAAACCTCGCTAATGTCCCTCACCTCAGAAGGGGCCGCCATGGTCACGGCCCTGGCAACCGATTTTGCGGCGCTCGCGAACACGCAGGCCATCCTCTTGTCCGACCAGCGCTATCCGCGCCCGCCCCTTCCCAACGTTCAGGTGCGCCAAGTCACCAACGCGAATGACTATCGTGTGGCATTCGAACAGGAATCGGCACAAGCCGATTGGACAATCGTGATCGCGCCGGAATGCGACGGCATTTTGCTAGATCGCTGCCAACGCGTAGTAAAATGCGGCGGCCGGTTGCTCGGCTCTTCGCCGGAAATCATTGGGCTGGCGGGCGACAAGCACGCCACGGCTGAACATCTGCGCAACTCCGGTATCCCTGCACCGCAAGGGAGCGTGCTGAGCGATCAATGGGAAATTCCCGCGGGCTTGCGCCTTCCGCTGGTGCTCAAACCGTGCGACGGCGCCGGATCATTGGGCCTCCGCCGCCTCGACGCGTCGTTCGCCACTGATCAGGTGCCCAGCGACTTCTTGCGCGGGCAATCGCCGTGGCGCGTCGAAGAATTCTGTCCCGGCCTCCCCATCAGCGTGGCCCTACTGTGCGGTCCGGCTGGCTGCGTGCCGCTGGCACCATGCAAACAGTTGCTGAGCGACGACGGCCGGTTTAACTACCTGGGCGGACGCTTGCCGTTAGCGCCGACGTTGGCCGAGCGTGCCACGCGATTGGCACTGCGCGCCGTCAACACGTTGAACAAGCCGCTCGGCTATCTGGGCGTCGATCTTGTACTGGGCAATGAACCTGATGGCCGTGGGGATACCGTCATCGAAATCAATCCACGCCTTACCACTTCGTACATTGGGCTGCGCGTCGCCACGCACGACAATCTGGCCGGCGCGTTGCTCGCCGTCGCGGCGGGCGAGGCGGCCGCGTTGTCGTTCAGCGACGATCCCATAGAATTCACTAGCGACGGCAACGTGAAAGTATGA
- a CDS encoding metal-sulfur cluster assembly factor, with the protein MSVTEETAREALKQVIDPELFVNIVDLGLIYVVNVADLEESKQKVSVEMTMTSPACPAGPQLIQQSKDVLGRLEGVSEVEIKLVMVPPWTPDRMTEDARDQLGIF; encoded by the coding sequence ATGTCGGTCACCGAAGAAACAGCCCGCGAGGCGCTGAAGCAGGTCATCGATCCCGAATTGTTCGTCAACATCGTCGATCTGGGTCTGATCTACGTAGTCAACGTGGCTGACCTGGAAGAGAGCAAGCAAAAAGTCTCGGTCGAAATGACAATGACCAGCCCGGCCTGCCCGGCTGGCCCGCAATTGATCCAGCAATCGAAGGACGTGCTGGGGCGACTGGAAGGGGTCAGCGAAGTCGAGATCAAGCTCGTGATGGTCCCACCCTGGACCCCCGATCGCATGACCGAAGACGCCCGCGATCAATTGGGGATCTTCTAA
- a CDS encoding non-heme iron oxygenase ferredoxin subunit has product MSEFVRVAKAADIPDPGKQIVEVDDRLVVIFHVDGKFYALDDVCTHDGGPLGEGQLDGFCIACPRHGAKFDIRDGRALTMPATQATAAHEVKVEAGEILVRLSDE; this is encoded by the coding sequence ATGTCCGAATTCGTTCGCGTTGCCAAAGCCGCTGACATCCCCGATCCCGGCAAGCAGATTGTCGAGGTCGACGACCGGCTGGTGGTTATCTTCCACGTCGATGGCAAGTTTTATGCTCTGGACGACGTCTGCACGCACGACGGCGGCCCACTGGGCGAAGGTCAGCTAGACGGCTTTTGCATCGCCTGCCCTCGCCACGGCGCCAAGTTCGACATTCGCGACGGCCGCGCCCTCACCATGCCAGCCACCCAGGCGACGGCCGCCCACGAAGTAAAGGTCGAAGCGGGCGAGATTCTGGTACGATTGAGCGACGAGTGA
- the sufD gene encoding Fe-S cluster assembly protein SufD, whose product MTSTIAHTGFTQDSFEAFLAARGEPAWLADARRRAWESFERLDLPARNQEEWMRTDLRMFHLDRFGLPNDLPAGAFPPSALLSHGVDLAGHEVSLNSRPVASALDPALAARGVIFGSLDRLLSERADILRPYFDREIISPAVDRFAALHAACWSGGSVLYVPRGVTVERPLHVLNGISAGGVDFGKTLVILEEGAEATLLAETAGLDNNPGLHCGANEIFVGPGARLRYVNLQNWGTGVWHFAHQKALVDRDARLQWTIGALGSRLAQVNQHVALVGTGAEAQVNGVMFTEGKQQLTYNTLQHHQAEHCRSDLLYKGALQDRSRVVWRGMIKVDKGAQKTDGYQRNDNLMLSEHARADSIPGLEIEADDVRCTHGSTAGRVDDEQIFYARCRGLTRKEAIRMIVAGFFQQVFDRITIESVRDALGEAIGRRIREYD is encoded by the coding sequence ATGACATCGACCATCGCACATACCGGGTTTACGCAAGACTCATTCGAGGCTTTCCTGGCTGCGCGCGGCGAGCCGGCCTGGCTGGCTGACGCCCGTCGCCGGGCGTGGGAATCGTTCGAGCGGCTGGATTTGCCGGCGCGCAATCAAGAAGAATGGATGCGCACCGACTTGCGCATGTTTCACCTGGATCGTTTCGGATTGCCAAACGACTTGCCCGCCGGTGCCTTCCCACCATCGGCACTGCTGAGCCATGGTGTCGACCTGGCCGGCCATGAAGTCTCACTGAATAGCCGCCCGGTCGCGAGCGCGCTTGATCCTGCCTTGGCCGCACGGGGCGTGATCTTCGGCAGTCTCGACCGGCTGCTAAGCGAACGCGCCGACATTCTGCGTCCCTATTTCGACCGCGAGATCATCAGTCCCGCGGTTGATCGCTTTGCGGCGTTGCATGCCGCCTGCTGGTCGGGCGGATCGGTGCTGTATGTGCCGCGCGGAGTGACGGTCGAGCGACCGCTACACGTGCTTAACGGAATCTCGGCAGGAGGCGTCGATTTCGGCAAGACGCTCGTGATCCTCGAAGAGGGAGCGGAAGCTACGCTTTTGGCCGAGACCGCTGGCTTGGACAACAACCCCGGTCTGCACTGCGGCGCAAACGAGATCTTCGTCGGCCCCGGCGCCCGGCTGCGTTATGTGAATCTGCAAAACTGGGGCACCGGCGTGTGGCACTTTGCCCATCAAAAGGCACTGGTCGATCGCGACGCCCGTTTGCAGTGGACCATCGGCGCACTTGGCAGCCGGCTAGCGCAAGTCAACCAGCATGTGGCCCTCGTCGGCACCGGCGCCGAAGCGCAGGTCAACGGTGTCATGTTTACCGAGGGGAAACAGCAGCTCACCTACAACACGTTGCAGCATCATCAGGCCGAGCATTGCCGCAGCGACCTGTTGTACAAGGGGGCTCTGCAAGATCGCTCGCGCGTGGTGTGGCGCGGCATGATCAAGGTCGATAAGGGGGCCCAGAAGACCGACGGCTATCAGCGCAACGACAATTTAATGCTCTCGGAGCATGCCCGGGCCGATTCGATTCCCGGCCTCGAGATCGAGGCCGACGACGTGCGCTGCACGCATGGCTCGACGGCCGGTCGCGTCGACGACGAGCAGATCTTTTATGCCCGCTGCCGCGGCCTGACGCGCAAGGAAGCCATCCGCATGATCGTCGCCGGCTTCTTTCAGCAGGTTTTCGACCGCATCACGATCGAAAGCGTCCGCGACGCGTTGGGCGAAGCCATCGGTCGCCGTATCCGAGAGTACGACTGA
- the sufB gene encoding Fe-S cluster assembly protein SufB — translation MATDLKADTHGVGLGEINKYDFRNAEKYVFKSRKGLDAEIVHQISDMKNEPQWMRDFRLKSLEIFNSKPMPRWGGSIDIDFQDIFYYIKPSDQQGRSWDEVPEDIKRTFDKLGIPEAEKKFLAGVKAQYESEVVYGSLREDLSRQGVIFTDTDSAIREYPDLVRQYFSTIIPPTDNKFAALNSAVWSGGSFIYVPKGVKIEFPLQAYFRINAESMGQFERTLIIVDEGAQIHYVEGCTAPMYTTESLHSAVVEIVVKKHARCRYTTIQNWANNIYNLVTKRAVAYEDALMEWIDGNLGSRLTMKYPAVYMLEPGARGEILSIAFSSAGQHQDAGAKVVHCAPNTSSRIISKSISKNGGRASYRGLVKIESGARKAKSNVVCDALILDSKSRSDTYPYIEVDEQDVSIGHEASVSKIGEEQLFYLTSRGLSEAEASTMIVSGFIEPLVRELPMEYAVEMNRLIELQMEGTVG, via the coding sequence ATGGCCACCGACCTCAAAGCTGACACGCACGGCGTCGGTCTCGGCGAGATCAACAAATACGACTTCCGTAACGCCGAGAAGTACGTCTTCAAGAGCCGCAAGGGACTCGATGCCGAGATCGTGCATCAGATCTCGGACATGAAGAACGAGCCCCAGTGGATGCGAGATTTCCGGCTGAAGAGTCTGGAGATTTTCAACTCGAAGCCGATGCCGCGTTGGGGCGGCAGTATCGACATCGATTTCCAGGATATCTTCTACTACATCAAACCCTCGGATCAGCAGGGGCGTAGTTGGGACGAGGTCCCTGAAGACATCAAGCGCACCTTCGACAAGCTGGGCATCCCCGAGGCCGAGAAGAAATTCCTGGCCGGCGTGAAGGCCCAATACGAAAGCGAAGTGGTCTATGGCTCGCTGCGCGAGGACCTCAGCCGCCAGGGCGTGATCTTTACCGATACCGATTCGGCGATTCGCGAATACCCCGACTTAGTACGGCAATACTTCAGCACCATCATTCCGCCAACCGACAACAAGTTCGCCGCTCTTAATTCGGCGGTCTGGTCCGGCGGCTCGTTCATCTACGTTCCCAAGGGCGTGAAGATCGAGTTCCCGCTGCAGGCCTACTTCCGCATCAATGCCGAAAGCATGGGCCAGTTCGAGCGGACGCTGATCATCGTCGACGAGGGGGCCCAGATCCATTACGTCGAAGGTTGCACGGCGCCGATGTACACGACCGAGAGCCTCCATTCGGCCGTGGTCGAGATCGTCGTCAAGAAGCACGCCCGTTGCCGCTACACCACAATTCAGAACTGGGCCAATAACATCTATAACCTGGTCACCAAGCGCGCCGTCGCCTACGAAGATGCGTTGATGGAGTGGATCGACGGCAATCTCGGTAGCCGTTTGACGATGAAGTATCCGGCCGTGTACATGCTCGAGCCGGGTGCCCGCGGCGAGATTCTGTCGATCGCCTTTTCCTCGGCCGGCCAGCATCAGGATGCTGGCGCCAAGGTCGTGCATTGTGCGCCGAACACGTCAAGCCGCATCATCTCCAAGAGCATCTCAAAAAATGGCGGCCGCGCCAGCTATCGCGGACTGGTCAAGATCGAGTCCGGCGCTCGCAAGGCGAAGTCGAACGTCGTCTGCGACGCATTGATCCTCGATTCGAAGAGTCGCAGCGATACCTATCCTTATATCGAAGTCGACGAGCAGGATGTTTCGATCGGCCACGAGGCCAGTGTCTCGAAGATTGGCGAAGAGCAATTGTTCTATCTCACCAGTCGCGGCCTGTCCGAAGCCGAGGCCAGCACGATGATCGTCAGCGGCTTCATCGAGCCGCTGGTGCGCGAGCTGCCGATGGAATACGCCGTCGAAATGAACCGTCTCATCGAACTGCAGATGGAGGGAACGGTCGGGTAG
- the sufC gene encoding Fe-S cluster assembly ATPase SufC has product MPHPEMLTIRDLHVSVGERQILRGVNLSIRRGETHALMGPNGSGKSTLGYAIMGHPGYEVTQGSIELTDESGNKFDVLDLEPNQRARHGIFLAFQRPMSIPGVKMADFLRHAATNVRRPDRKEGEELLPMRDFRKELKAKMEQLRMDPEFARRYVNDGFSGGEMKRAEILQMAMLRPKFAILDETDSGLDVDAVRLASQSIAEIGGADMGILIITHHDKLLEHNRPDFTHVMLGGRIVETGGAELAEELHGSGYDRIRSQYPDAAADEAAMQQAKQAKQAEPVA; this is encoded by the coding sequence ATGCCACATCCCGAAATGCTCACGATTCGCGACCTGCACGTCTCTGTCGGCGAGCGACAGATTTTGCGCGGCGTCAACCTGTCGATTCGCCGTGGCGAGACCCATGCCTTGATGGGCCCCAACGGCTCGGGCAAGAGTACACTCGGCTACGCAATCATGGGTCATCCCGGATACGAGGTGACGCAAGGATCGATCGAGTTGACTGACGAGTCGGGTAATAAGTTCGACGTGCTCGACCTGGAACCGAACCAGCGCGCTCGCCATGGGATCTTTCTGGCCTTTCAGCGGCCAATGTCGATTCCTGGCGTGAAGATGGCCGACTTCCTGCGTCATGCGGCGACCAACGTCCGCCGGCCGGATCGCAAGGAGGGCGAAGAGCTGCTGCCGATGCGCGATTTCCGCAAGGAGCTGAAAGCCAAAATGGAACAACTGCGGATGGACCCCGAGTTCGCCCGCCGCTACGTCAACGATGGTTTCTCCGGTGGCGAGATGAAGCGGGCAGAGATCCTGCAAATGGCCATGCTGCGACCCAAGTTCGCCATCCTCGACGAGACCGATAGCGGTTTGGACGTCGACGCGGTGCGATTGGCCAGCCAAAGCATTGCCGAGATTGGTGGTGCCGACATGGGCATCCTGATCATCACGCACCATGACAAGCTTTTAGAGCACAATCGCCCCGACTTCACGCATGTGATGTTGGGAGGGCGCATCGTCGAAACAGGCGGCGCCGAACTAGCCGAGGAGCTGCACGGCTCGGGCTACGATCGCATCCGCTCGCAATACCCTGATGCCGCCGCCGACGAAGCAGCCATGCAACAAGCCAAGCAAGCCAAGCAAGCCGAGCCCGTTGCCTAG
- a CDS encoding NADH-quinone oxidoreductase subunit B family protein, which translates to MHTPAKTDPWIEGRFEENFAITTVEQAINWARQSSIWPMTFGLACCAIEMMAAGASRFDMDRFGAGAFRATPRQADLMIVAGTVTYKMASRVRRLYNLMPDPKFVIAMGACTVGGGPYFKYGYHVVKGVDLVVPVDVYVPGCPPRPEALLEGLMRIQDKIKGHRIANRSEGGHSMKIDDELPLPHHSGYVDVEEKVPVFDHQKITG; encoded by the coding sequence ATGCACACACCAGCTAAGACCGATCCTTGGATCGAAGGGCGATTCGAAGAGAACTTCGCCATCACCACCGTCGAGCAGGCCATTAACTGGGCTCGCCAGTCGAGCATTTGGCCGATGACGTTCGGCTTGGCCTGCTGTGCCATCGAGATGATGGCCGCCGGAGCAAGCCGCTTCGACATGGACCGCTTTGGCGCCGGCGCCTTCCGCGCCACGCCCCGGCAGGCAGACCTGATGATCGTGGCCGGCACCGTGACGTACAAAATGGCCAGCCGCGTCCGTCGGCTCTACAACCTGATGCCCGACCCCAAGTTTGTCATTGCCATGGGCGCCTGCACCGTTGGCGGCGGACCGTACTTCAAGTACGGCTACCACGTCGTCAAGGGGGTCGATCTGGTCGTGCCCGTCGATGTCTACGTGCCCGGCTGCCCGCCGCGTCCGGAAGCACTGTTGGAAGGATTGATGCGCATTCAGGACAAGATCAAAGGTCACCGCATCGCCAATCGAAGCGAAGGGGGCCACAGCATGAAGATCGACGACGAGCTGCCGCTGCCGCATCACTCGGGTTATGTCGACGTGGAAGAAAAGGTCCCCGTTTTCGACCACCAAAAAATTACCGGCTAA
- a CDS encoding MarR family transcriptional regulator, with protein MQNPADTIPVLSAPTESTAPATSDAQLLDLLRRRGGMSVSEVAEAMGVTATAVRQRLTRLMDQQLIERRVAAVLDGDTEARAGRGRPSHRYSLTEKARRQSGNNFTDLAVVLWDEIRAVKDQEVRRGLLERIASAMAAMYRDRVTGATLAARLESLKELFGERRVPLDFSDDRSDDESPGPAVETSVARSQLPLLTVNECPYPELAAKDRGICAVEKMLFAKLLEQPVRLTQCRLDGHDCCQFQTN; from the coding sequence ATGCAAAACCCCGCCGATACGATTCCGGTCTTAAGCGCTCCGACGGAATCCACCGCGCCCGCGACTTCCGACGCTCAGTTGCTCGACCTGTTGCGCCGTCGGGGTGGGATGAGCGTCTCCGAAGTTGCCGAGGCAATGGGAGTTACCGCCACGGCCGTACGTCAACGACTGACGCGGCTTATGGATCAGCAGTTGATCGAACGCCGCGTGGCGGCAGTACTCGACGGCGACACCGAGGCCAGGGCAGGGCGGGGGCGCCCTAGCCACCGCTATTCCCTTACCGAAAAGGCCCGCCGCCAGTCCGGTAACAACTTTACCGATTTGGCCGTCGTGCTGTGGGACGAGATCCGGGCCGTGAAAGATCAGGAAGTCCGCCGCGGCCTGCTGGAACGGATCGCCTCGGCTATGGCCGCGATGTATCGCGATCGTGTGACGGGGGCGACATTGGCCGCCCGCCTGGAATCGCTCAAAGAGCTTTTCGGCGAGCGACGCGTACCGCTCGATTTTTCGGACGACCGCTCGGATGACGAATCGCCTGGCCCAGCGGTCGAGACATCGGTCGCTAGGTCTCAACTACCCCTTTTGACCGTGAACGAATGCCCCTATCCCGAGCTTGCCGCTAAGGACCGGGGCATATGTGCCGTCGAGAAAATGCTATTTGCCAAGCTGCTCGAACAGCCGGTCCGGCTCACGCAATGCCGGCTCGACGGGCACGATTGCTGCCAGTTTCAGACCAACTAA
- a CDS encoding universal stress protein, which produces MPWLPKKCVIVPVDFSDESFGALDTALEMVDAPTAVQVLYVLPVLDPAEPGVIWTTIDNSMREKHALDALREKLADAKYQGLHLNVLFGDPGSEIAAFAQNEKADLIVLPSHGRTGLRRFLIGSVSEKVVRHAHCPVLVLRW; this is translated from the coding sequence GTGCCCTGGCTGCCGAAGAAATGCGTGATTGTGCCCGTCGATTTTTCGGACGAGTCGTTTGGGGCGCTGGACACTGCCTTGGAAATGGTCGATGCCCCGACGGCCGTGCAGGTTTTGTATGTGCTGCCGGTATTGGACCCGGCCGAACCGGGCGTGATCTGGACCACGATCGACAATTCGATGCGCGAAAAACACGCCCTGGATGCACTGCGCGAGAAGCTGGCCGACGCGAAGTACCAGGGACTGCACTTGAACGTGCTCTTCGGCGACCCCGGCAGCGAGATCGCAGCCTTTGCCCAAAATGAAAAGGCGGACCTGATCGTTCTGCCATCGCATGGACGCACCGGCTTGCGGCGTTTTTTGATCGGCTCGGTTTCTGAGAAGGTCGTGCGGCACGCCCATTGCCCCGTGTTGGTGTTGCGGTGGTAG
- a CDS encoding TlpA disulfide reductase family protein has product MASKCGAIALVCVLSGTAVASDEDDVAPIPRTIRVELVDSADKPVAGADIGIAAGVGVVFREAAAKDGTEWKYFRRARSNAAGVAELVDDDERLELACIVARHETRKIVAIASFDPTLRETSLKLVLQPEHEVACRANCPELAAHGRDISGVVVRVRLDGKNALDCGFETRDFSLRLPPGEYEIQARADTTHQVIKTIHVSDDDAPRAVSTFALPATKLALLEGDDAPGLTGIVAWKNGDPGTLAALRGKVVILDFWGYWCNPCVGRMPGLFELYDKYRDQGLMIIGVHVDLGENEQEPVDTAARLDARLVETRKELWKGRDLPFPVALVKGKRTLIRDGVEHKAHNSAVSDYDIVLYPTQVLIDRHGKVVGGFEPDEEGTKLLEKLLSEK; this is encoded by the coding sequence ATGGCTAGCAAATGCGGCGCAATCGCCCTGGTATGCGTCTTGTCAGGCACCGCAGTGGCCAGCGACGAGGACGACGTAGCGCCGATTCCGCGGACGATCAGAGTCGAACTCGTCGACAGTGCGGACAAGCCGGTTGCTGGGGCCGACATTGGCATTGCGGCAGGCGTGGGAGTGGTGTTTCGCGAGGCCGCTGCCAAAGACGGGACCGAATGGAAGTACTTCCGGCGCGCGCGATCAAACGCCGCGGGGGTCGCCGAGCTAGTCGACGATGATGAACGCCTGGAGCTTGCCTGTATTGTGGCTCGCCACGAGACGCGCAAAATCGTGGCGATCGCTAGCTTCGATCCGACGCTGCGCGAAACGTCGCTCAAACTTGTGCTGCAACCGGAACACGAAGTGGCATGTCGCGCCAACTGTCCGGAACTGGCCGCACACGGCCGCGACATCAGCGGAGTGGTCGTGCGTGTGCGGTTGGACGGTAAGAACGCGCTCGATTGCGGCTTTGAAACTAGGGATTTCTCTCTGCGTCTCCCTCCTGGCGAGTACGAAATCCAAGCGCGGGCCGATACAACGCATCAGGTCATAAAGACGATTCACGTCAGCGACGACGATGCGCCACGCGCCGTCTCGACGTTTGCGCTGCCCGCGACCAAGTTGGCCCTGCTGGAAGGTGACGATGCTCCGGGGCTGACGGGTATCGTGGCCTGGAAGAACGGCGATCCCGGCACGCTGGCTGCACTGCGCGGCAAGGTCGTAATACTCGACTTCTGGGGCTATTGGTGCAACCCGTGCGTGGGCCGGATGCCAGGGCTATTCGAGTTATATGACAAGTATCGTGATCAGGGATTGATGATCATCGGCGTTCACGTTGACCTGGGAGAGAACGAACAGGAGCCAGTGGACACTGCCGCGAGGCTCGATGCACGATTGGTCGAGACGCGCAAAGAATTATGGAAGGGACGTGACCTGCCCTTTCCAGTCGCGCTTGTGAAAGGGAAGCGAACGCTCATTCGCGACGGGGTCGAGCACAAAGCCCACAACTCAGCAGTCAGCGACTACGACATCGTCCTCTATCCCACACAGGTGCTGATCGATCGGCATGGCAAGGTCGTCGGAGGCTTCGAGCCGGACGAGGAGGGGACCAAGTTGCTGGAAAAACTGCTGTCTGAGAAATGA
- a CDS encoding M81 family metallopeptidase, which yields MPPRTFLTWTPPYFGVLVNFAARSPQREVRARWLAISPGGYDDIPMRIAIGQLWQETNTFNPLPTTRQDFEDFGVVRGPEIIERFHDTNELGGFIQSLGRWPERPEIVGLVRLPAWPSGRATPETFRWLREELVASLTAALPVDGVLLALHGAMVAIEAPDVEGEILAALRDVLGSDIPLVATLDLHTNITARMVHAADALVMFHTAPHIDVFETGQRGAALLRKILVEGARPVTAFQKIPAVVPAERANTEDPQSISHQFKQQLVALEAAPGILAAGLATVQPWLDIPELGTAVVVVADNDHARASAACAGLADAFWQRRREYLPSLVPVNEAVRRAHENHAGLTVLSDSSDATTSGAPGDSTWLLAELLKYNWQRLALVTLVAPEVVTAAERLDAGGEFHGPVGGLRDTLNSQPVTIKARIITLFEARFVLSGHLARNLPIDMGRSCVLECGNVAIVVTSRSGPHFAPQLFQAAGLDPFAAQVLVAKSPCGFRAAYAERAQEIMVVAAPGCAPADFWRYEYQNIDRPLWPWDEIEHWQAAPLVIGG from the coding sequence ATGCCACCCCGCACATTTTTGACTTGGACACCACCCTACTTTGGCGTACTCGTCAATTTCGCGGCCAGATCGCCGCAGCGCGAAGTACGTGCTCGTTGGCTAGCAATTTCGCCGGGCGGCTACGATGATATTCCCATGCGCATCGCCATTGGCCAGCTGTGGCAAGAGACGAACACCTTTAATCCGCTGCCGACAACGCGGCAGGATTTCGAGGATTTTGGCGTTGTTCGTGGGCCAGAGATTATCGAGCGGTTCCACGACACGAACGAACTGGGCGGGTTTATCCAATCGCTTGGCCGCTGGCCCGAGCGGCCCGAGATCGTGGGGTTGGTGCGGTTGCCGGCCTGGCCCAGCGGGCGCGCGACACCTGAGACGTTTCGCTGGCTGCGCGAGGAACTTGTCGCATCGCTCACTGCGGCACTGCCTGTCGACGGTGTGCTGCTGGCGCTACACGGCGCGATGGTGGCCATCGAAGCGCCTGACGTCGAAGGCGAAATCCTGGCAGCGCTACGCGACGTGCTGGGCTCGGACATTCCGCTAGTGGCGACTTTGGATTTGCACACAAACATCACCGCGCGCATGGTTCACGCGGCCGACGCGCTGGTGATGTTTCACACGGCGCCTCATATCGATGTTTTCGAGACGGGCCAGCGCGGCGCGGCCCTGTTACGCAAGATCCTGGTCGAAGGCGCTCGTCCAGTGACCGCGTTCCAAAAGATTCCGGCCGTGGTGCCAGCCGAGCGCGCCAATACTGAAGATCCGCAGAGCATCAGTCACCAGTTCAAGCAACAACTTGTGGCGCTCGAGGCTGCGCCCGGAATATTGGCTGCGGGCCTGGCAACCGTGCAGCCCTGGCTCGACATTCCCGAGTTGGGAACGGCCGTGGTCGTCGTCGCTGATAACGATCATGCGCGCGCCAGCGCCGCATGCGCGGGCCTGGCCGACGCATTCTGGCAGCGGCGTCGCGAATACCTGCCGTCGCTCGTTCCTGTGAACGAAGCGGTGCGACGCGCTCATGAGAATCACGCTGGTCTGACCGTGCTGTCGGATTCGTCCGACGCCACGACCAGCGGCGCACCGGGCGATAGCACCTGGCTGTTGGCCGAGCTATTGAAATACAACTGGCAGCGACTGGCGCTCGTAACGCTCGTCGCGCCCGAGGTTGTCACGGCCGCCGAGCGTTTGGACGCTGGCGGCGAGTTTCATGGGCCCGTAGGCGGCCTGCGCGACACGCTTAATTCGCAGCCGGTCACGATCAAGGCCCGCATTATTACCCTGTTCGAGGCGCGCTTTGTGCTGTCCGGGCACTTAGCCCGAAACTTGCCGATCGACATGGGGCGCTCGTGCGTACTCGAGTGTGGAAATGTCGCGATTGTGGTAACGAGTCGTAGCGGGCCCCACTTCGCCCCGCAATTGTTCCAGGCGGCCGGGCTCGACCCGTTCGCCGCCCAGGTATTGGTGGCGAAAAGCCCCTGTGGGTTTCGCGCGGCGTATGCGGAGCGTGCCCAGGAGATTATGGTTGTGGCGGCGCCCGGCTGCGCGCCGGCTGATTTCTGGCGATACGAATATCAAAATATCGATCGGCCGTTGTGGCCATGGGATGAGATCGAACATTGGCAGGCCGCGCCGCTGGTGATCGGCGGATAA